The Bos indicus x Bos taurus breed Angus x Brahman F1 hybrid chromosome 3, Bos_hybrid_MaternalHap_v2.0, whole genome shotgun sequence genome includes a window with the following:
- the TDRKH gene encoding tudor and KH domain-containing protein isoform X1 yields the protein MSTERTSWTSLSTIQKIALGLGIPASATVAYILYRRYRESREERLTFVGEDDIEIEMRVPQEAVKLIIGRQGANIKQLRKKTGARIDVDTEDIGDERVLLISGFPVQVCKAKAAIHQILTENTPVSEQLSVPQRSVGRIIGRGGETIRSICKASGAKITCDKESEGTLLLSRLIKISGTQKEVAAAKHLILEKVSEDEELRKRIAHSAETRVPRKQPISVRREEVTEPGGAREPALWKNTGTSLKQAAPLAVPPHKGDGDVAAVGPEEGSWEKPNDDSFQRSAVQTSPEMSMFERYLRNRGIEPSANPALAVPSPDFSFHADEFLEVYVSASEHPNHFWIQIIGSRSLQLDKLVSEMTQHYENSLPEDLTVHVGDIVAAPLPTNGSWYRARVLGTLENGNLDLYFVDFGDNGDCPLRDLRVLRSDFLSLPFQAIECSLARIAPSGEQWEEEALDEFDRLTHCADWKPLVAKISSYVQSGISTWPKIYLYDTSDGKNLDIGLELVRKGYAVELAEDMEKNRAVPVMLDDLATETDVSLSMLTETKKSPGEIANTLSCLSLSEAASMSGDDNLEDDYLL from the exons ATGTCCACTGAACGGACTTCTTGGACAAGTTTGTCCACTATTCAAAAAATAGCACTGGGCCTTGGGATCCCTGCCAGTGCAACAGTGGCCTATATCCTATACCGCAGATACAGGGAAAGCAGAG AAGAACGGCTGACATTTGTTGGGGAAGATGACATCGAGATAGAGATGCGAGTCCCCCAAGAGGCTGTAAAGCTCATCATTGGTCGGCAAGGAGCCAATATTAAACAA CTAAGAAAGAAGACAGGTGCTCGGATCGATGTGGACACGGAGGATATAGGAGATGAGCGGGTGCTGCTTATCAGTGGGTTTCCTGTTCAGGTGTGCAAGGCCAAAGCAGCGATTCATCAGATCCTGACAGAGAATACGCCAGTGTCTGAGCAGCTCTCAGTCCCCCAGAGATCCGTGGGCAGAATCATAG GGAGAGGCGGCGAGACAATTCGTTCTATCTGTAAGGCCTCAGGAGCCAAAATAACCTGTGACAAAGAATCAGAAGGAACATTGCTACTATCAAGACTTATAAAAATCTCAGGAacgcagaaggaagtggcagcagCTAAG CATTTGATACTGGAGAAAGTTTCAGAAGATGAAGAACTTAGGAAGAGAATTGCTCATTCTGCAGAAACCAGAGTTCCACGGAAGCAGCCAATCAGCGTAAGAAGAGaggaagtgacagagccaggTGGAGCCAGAGAGCCAGCTTTATGGAAAAACACTGGCACTAGCTTAAAACAGGCTGCACCTCTGGCAGTTCCTCCCCACAAAGGAGATGGTGACGTGGCTGCTGTGGGACCAGAAGAGGGTTCCTGGGAGAAACCTAATGATGACAGCTTTCAGAGGTCTGCTGTCCAGACCAGTCCAGAGATGTCCATGTTTGAAA ggtatcttcgcAACCGAGGGATCGAGCCCTCTGccaatcctgcattggcag TTCCCAGTCCGGACTTCAGTTTCCATGCTGATGAGTTCCTAGAAGTGTATGTCTCTGCCTCTGAACATCCTAACCACTTCTGGATCCAAATCATTGGCTCCCGCAGCCTGCAGCTGGATAAGCTTGTCAGTGAGATGACCCAGCACTACGAAAATAGTCTG CCTGAAGACTTGACTGTACATGTAGGAGACATTGTCGCAGCACCTTTACCTACAAACGGTTCCTGGTATCGAGCCCGGGTCCTTGGTACCTTGGAGAATGGGAACCTGGACCTTTACTTTGTTGACTTTGGAGATAATGGAGATTGCCCACTGAGGGATCTCAGGGTGCTCAG GAGTGACTTCCTAAGCCTTCCATTTCAAGCAATAGAGTGTAGTCTGGCACGGATTGCCCCCTCAG gtGAACAGTGGGAAGAGGAAGCTTTGGATGAGTTTGACAGACTCACTCACTGTGCTGACTGGAAGCCCCTGGTGGCCAAGATCTCTAGCTATGTCCAGTCTGGGATCTCAACTTGGCCCAAGATCTATTTATATGATACTAGCGACGGGAAG aatCTTGATATTGGGCTAGAATTAGTTCGTAAAGGATACGCAGTTGAGCTTGCAGAAGACATGGAAAAAAACAGAGCTGTCCCAGTAATGTTGGACGACCTC GCCACAGAAACAGATGTCTCACTGAGCATGCTCACTGAGACCAAGAAGAGCCCTGGAGAGATAGCAAACACCCTGTCCTGCCTCAGTTTATCAG AAGCTGCCTCTATGTCTGGTGATGATAATCTTGAAGATGACTACTTACTCTGA
- the TDRKH gene encoding tudor and KH domain-containing protein isoform X2 — MSTERTSWTSLSTIQKIALGLGIPASATVAYILYRRYRESREERLTFVGEDDIEIEMRVPQEAVKLIIGRQGANIKQLRKKTGARIDVDTEDIGDERVLLISGFPVQVCKAKAAIHQILTENTPVSEQLSVPQRSVGRIIGRGGETIRSICKASGAKITCDKESEGTLLLSRLIKISGTQKEVAAAKHLILEKVSEDEELRKRIAHSAETRVPRKQPISVRREEVTEPGGAREPALWKNTGTSLKQAAPLAVPPHKGDGDVAAVGPEEGSWEKPNDDSFQRSAVQTSPEMSMFEIPSPDFSFHADEFLEVYVSASEHPNHFWIQIIGSRSLQLDKLVSEMTQHYENSLPEDLTVHVGDIVAAPLPTNGSWYRARVLGTLENGNLDLYFVDFGDNGDCPLRDLRVLRSDFLSLPFQAIECSLARIAPSGEQWEEEALDEFDRLTHCADWKPLVAKISSYVQSGISTWPKIYLYDTSDGKNLDIGLELVRKGYAVELAEDMEKNRAVPVMLDDLATETDVSLSMLTETKKSPGEIANTLSCLSLSEAASMSGDDNLEDDYLL, encoded by the exons ATGTCCACTGAACGGACTTCTTGGACAAGTTTGTCCACTATTCAAAAAATAGCACTGGGCCTTGGGATCCCTGCCAGTGCAACAGTGGCCTATATCCTATACCGCAGATACAGGGAAAGCAGAG AAGAACGGCTGACATTTGTTGGGGAAGATGACATCGAGATAGAGATGCGAGTCCCCCAAGAGGCTGTAAAGCTCATCATTGGTCGGCAAGGAGCCAATATTAAACAA CTAAGAAAGAAGACAGGTGCTCGGATCGATGTGGACACGGAGGATATAGGAGATGAGCGGGTGCTGCTTATCAGTGGGTTTCCTGTTCAGGTGTGCAAGGCCAAAGCAGCGATTCATCAGATCCTGACAGAGAATACGCCAGTGTCTGAGCAGCTCTCAGTCCCCCAGAGATCCGTGGGCAGAATCATAG GGAGAGGCGGCGAGACAATTCGTTCTATCTGTAAGGCCTCAGGAGCCAAAATAACCTGTGACAAAGAATCAGAAGGAACATTGCTACTATCAAGACTTATAAAAATCTCAGGAacgcagaaggaagtggcagcagCTAAG CATTTGATACTGGAGAAAGTTTCAGAAGATGAAGAACTTAGGAAGAGAATTGCTCATTCTGCAGAAACCAGAGTTCCACGGAAGCAGCCAATCAGCGTAAGAAGAGaggaagtgacagagccaggTGGAGCCAGAGAGCCAGCTTTATGGAAAAACACTGGCACTAGCTTAAAACAGGCTGCACCTCTGGCAGTTCCTCCCCACAAAGGAGATGGTGACGTGGCTGCTGTGGGACCAGAAGAGGGTTCCTGGGAGAAACCTAATGATGACAGCTTTCAGAGGTCTGCTGTCCAGACCAGTCCAGAGATGTCCATGTTTGAAA TTCCCAGTCCGGACTTCAGTTTCCATGCTGATGAGTTCCTAGAAGTGTATGTCTCTGCCTCTGAACATCCTAACCACTTCTGGATCCAAATCATTGGCTCCCGCAGCCTGCAGCTGGATAAGCTTGTCAGTGAGATGACCCAGCACTACGAAAATAGTCTG CCTGAAGACTTGACTGTACATGTAGGAGACATTGTCGCAGCACCTTTACCTACAAACGGTTCCTGGTATCGAGCCCGGGTCCTTGGTACCTTGGAGAATGGGAACCTGGACCTTTACTTTGTTGACTTTGGAGATAATGGAGATTGCCCACTGAGGGATCTCAGGGTGCTCAG GAGTGACTTCCTAAGCCTTCCATTTCAAGCAATAGAGTGTAGTCTGGCACGGATTGCCCCCTCAG gtGAACAGTGGGAAGAGGAAGCTTTGGATGAGTTTGACAGACTCACTCACTGTGCTGACTGGAAGCCCCTGGTGGCCAAGATCTCTAGCTATGTCCAGTCTGGGATCTCAACTTGGCCCAAGATCTATTTATATGATACTAGCGACGGGAAG aatCTTGATATTGGGCTAGAATTAGTTCGTAAAGGATACGCAGTTGAGCTTGCAGAAGACATGGAAAAAAACAGAGCTGTCCCAGTAATGTTGGACGACCTC GCCACAGAAACAGATGTCTCACTGAGCATGCTCACTGAGACCAAGAAGAGCCCTGGAGAGATAGCAAACACCCTGTCCTGCCTCAGTTTATCAG AAGCTGCCTCTATGTCTGGTGATGATAATCTTGAAGATGACTACTTACTCTGA
- the MRPL9 gene encoding 39S ribosomal protein L9, mitochondrial isoform X1, with protein MAAAAFAVPRGVQLRVLTERLLRGGVRELLRPRLSGSTPGSERDFSLSHSRGTVIVERWWKVPLAGEGRKPRLHRRHRVYKLVEDTKHRPKENLELILTQSVDELGVRGDLVSVKKSVGRNRLLPEGLAVYASPENKKLFEEEKLLRQEGKLDKIQTKAGEATVKFLRSCHLEVGMKNNVKWELNPEIVARHFLRNLGVVVAPHALKLPEEPITQRGEYWCEVTVNGLDTVRVPMSVVNFERPKTKRYKYWLAQQAAKGMASTSFQKI; from the exons ATGGCGGCGGCTGCTTTTGCGGTCCCGCGGGGAGTTCAGCTGCGGGTGCTCACTGAGCGGCTGCTGCGAGGAGGGGTCCGGGAGCTCCTCCGGCCGCGACTTTCAGGGAGCACCCCCGGCTCGGAGCGCGACTTCAGCCTGTCTCACAGTCGG GGCACAGTCATTGTAGAGCGCTGGTGGAAGGTGCCGCTAGCGGGAGAAGGCCGGAAACCGCGCCTGCACCGGCGACACCGCGTCTACAAGCTCGTGGAAGATACGAAACACAGGCCCAAAGAAAACCTGGAGCTCATCCTCACCCAGTCGGTGGACG AACTTGGAGTCCGAGGTGACCTGGTCTCAGTGAAAAAGTCTGTGGGCCGTAATCGACTACTTCCTGAAGGACTGGCTGTGTATGCATCTCCTGAAAACAAGAAGCTGTTTGAAGAGGAGAAATTG CTGAGACAAGAAGGAAAACTAGACAAGATCCAGACCAAGGCAGGTGAGGCG ACAGTGAAATTTCTGAGGAGTTGCCACCTGGAGGTAGGAATGAAGAACAACGTCAAATGGGAGCTAAACCCTGAAATAGTTGCCCGCCACTTTCTCAGAAAT CTTGGCGTTGTGGTTGCCCCACATGCATTAAAGTTGCCCGAAGAGCCCATCACCCAGAGGGGTGAGTACTGGTGCGAGGTGACG GTAAATGGACTGGACACTGTGAGGGTGCCTATGTCCGTGGTGAACTTTGAGAGGCCCAAAACCAAAAGATACAAGTACTGGTTAGCCCAGCAAGCTGCCAAGGGAATGGCCTCCACCAGCTTCCAGAAGATCTGA
- the MRPL9 gene encoding 39S ribosomal protein L9, mitochondrial isoform X2: MAAAAFAVPRGVQLRVLTERLLRGGVRELLRPRLSGSTPGSERDFSLSHSRGTVIVERWWKVPLAGEGRKPRLHRRHRVYKLVEDTKHRPKENLELILTQSVDELGVRGDLVSVKKSVGRNRLLPEGLAVYASPENKKLFEEEKLLRQEGKLDKIQTKAGEATVKFLRSCHLEVGMKNNVKWELNPEIVARHFLRNLGVVVAPHALKLPEEPITQRGKWTGHCEGAYVRGEL; the protein is encoded by the exons ATGGCGGCGGCTGCTTTTGCGGTCCCGCGGGGAGTTCAGCTGCGGGTGCTCACTGAGCGGCTGCTGCGAGGAGGGGTCCGGGAGCTCCTCCGGCCGCGACTTTCAGGGAGCACCCCCGGCTCGGAGCGCGACTTCAGCCTGTCTCACAGTCGG GGCACAGTCATTGTAGAGCGCTGGTGGAAGGTGCCGCTAGCGGGAGAAGGCCGGAAACCGCGCCTGCACCGGCGACACCGCGTCTACAAGCTCGTGGAAGATACGAAACACAGGCCCAAAGAAAACCTGGAGCTCATCCTCACCCAGTCGGTGGACG AACTTGGAGTCCGAGGTGACCTGGTCTCAGTGAAAAAGTCTGTGGGCCGTAATCGACTACTTCCTGAAGGACTGGCTGTGTATGCATCTCCTGAAAACAAGAAGCTGTTTGAAGAGGAGAAATTG CTGAGACAAGAAGGAAAACTAGACAAGATCCAGACCAAGGCAGGTGAGGCG ACAGTGAAATTTCTGAGGAGTTGCCACCTGGAGGTAGGAATGAAGAACAACGTCAAATGGGAGCTAAACCCTGAAATAGTTGCCCGCCACTTTCTCAGAAAT CTTGGCGTTGTGGTTGCCCCACATGCATTAAAGTTGCCCGAAGAGCCCATCACCCAGAGGG GTAAATGGACTGGACACTGTGAGGGTGCCTATGTCCGTGGTGAACTTTGA
- the OAZ3 gene encoding LOW QUALITY PROTEIN: ornithine decarboxylase antizyme 3 (The sequence of the model RefSeq protein was modified relative to this genomic sequence to represent the inferred CDS: deleted 1 base in 1 codon), protein MFSGAEERPQGAGGRKGPRGLPAARLSRRGSKLPCYRSRPSFYSLSYIKRGKTRNYLYPFWSPYAYYLYCYKYRITLREKMLPCCKSITTYKEEEDLTLRPRCCLQCSESLVGLQGARHTEQGDQDQLKELYSAGNLTVLSTDPLLHKDPVQLDFHFRLTPQTSAHWHGLLCDHRLFLDIPYRALDQGNWESLTAALQYVEEKTNVDSVFVNIQNNRNDRGALLRAFSYMGFEVVRPDHPALPPWDNVIFMVYPLERDVGHLPSEPP, encoded by the exons ATGTTCTCGGGCGCGGAGGAACGTCCGCAAGGCGCAGGCGGCAGGAAAGGCCCCCGCGGGCTGCCCGCGGCGCGCCTGAGCCGGCGCGGCTCT AAACTGCCTTGTTACAGGTCACGCCCCTCTTTCTACTCCCTTTCTTATATCAAGAGGGGAAAAACACGGAACTACCTCTACCCGTTCTGGTCACCATACGCCTATTACCTTTACTGTTACAAGTACCGGATCACCCTCCGGGAGAAGATGCTGCCTTGCTGTAAAAG TATCACCACTTATAAGGAAGAGGAGGACTTGACACTCCGGCCCCGTTGCTGTCTTCAGTGCTCC GAGTCCCTAGTAGGTCTTCAGGGTGCCAGACACACCGAGCAGGGTGATCAAGACCAGCTTAAAGAATTATATTCG GCTGGGAACCTGACGGTGCTGTCTACTGACCCCCTGCTTCACAAGGACCCGGTGCAGTTAGACTTCCACTTCCGCCTCACCCCCCAGACCTCTGCCCACTGGCACGGCCTTCTGTGTGACCACAGGCTCTTCCTGGACATCCCGTATCGGGCCTTGGATCAAGGCAACTGGGAAAG TCTGACCGCAGCACTGCAGTATGTGGAGGAGAAGACCAATGTGGATTCCGTGTTTGTAAACATCCAAAACAACCGGAATGACAGAG GTGCTCTGCTACGTGCCTTCAGCTACATGGGCTTTGAGGTGGTCAGACCAGACCACCCAGCCCTTCCTCCCTGGGACAATGTCATCTTTATGGTGTATCCCCTTGAAAGGGATGTTGGCCACCTGCCCAGTGAACCTCCCTGA